Part of the Triticum urartu cultivar G1812 chromosome 2, Tu2.1, whole genome shotgun sequence genome, TAACCTCCAATTTTTAGCTTGCAATTTACAACGGTGCATTGATCGATTTAACACGGGGTACCTGAAGAAcagagcatgtgtgtgtgtgtgtgtgtgtgttgctcTGCAGGAGTGGTTCTGAACTCTCGTACATTATGGTCAGAGCATCATTCATAGTTCTAGTTCTACGGTTCCTGGTTCAATTTATTTTTCGAGTTACAGGTTATGAAAAATCATGATGGCTTTCTGAATCAGAGGACCACATTTGGTTTGTTTGTTCCACTTGAATTCACCACCTATGAGTAATCAAGAACTTCTGTAGCAATGTCTTTGTCGACACCTTAAAACTGCACTAGGACAGCACGAACAGGGCCAGCGACCAACTGCACTCTGGAAATGAACCGGTCCACCAgtaccaccaccaccactactGCTAGATTAACTTCAAGCTACACTGTTAATCCCACTGGTGTACCCTCCTTTTGAAAAGCACACGTTAAAATCTAGACAATAGAAGGACTCGTCTGTTCAGGAAAAATGCCAAGGTGACAAGGGAATCTAATATATACGGAGATAGAGCAACATGCAATTGTAGTGTTCCTAAAGAGCAAAGATGTCATTTAACCACAAGAAACATAAAGCATCTGAAAATATGCAGCAACCGGTCGGGCCGCAGGTGAACAGATTAATCTAGGACTGACCACCACATCTTCTATCAAGCACCCAAACATAGCTAGCAGTGAAGGCACAGACTGTTTTGCAGCTAAACTGCTCGGGGAGCCAGAAGCTGCCCTGGCCATGGGTTTAGGCAAATGGCAAGGACCAAGTCAAGTTGTGATCATCTGCACCGACAGGAGCTAAAAGTCTGTGTCCCATAAAGAATATGTACAGCCACTGCCACAGCCACAGAGCCACTATCCTTCCCAAGCAAACAAGAAAGGACAATGATGTGCACTATGGTCTATGGTGCACTAACAAAGCAAGAAAAGAATCCTCTGGATGACATGTGAGACCTCAGACCTGGTTTCTCTTATCCCACTTCTTATCACTGTAAGCTTGCCAGAGATAATACAAACAGGGTTACTATCTAGCATAAATGAAACAGTAACCTGCACTAATACTTTTCTTTTCTTGAGCCTGGCCTCTTATCACAGACTATCAGTGTTGATTGGAAGGCTACCAAGAACGAAGCCAAGAGGTATAGCCTCATGCATAGTGGTTCTAAAATGAAATCTTCTTAGAATTTCCACTTGAAGAGTTTTGTGAAGGTTGCAAGAAAGCTAGTAAGAGCCAAATTAATGGATAATCTATGCACTTGTTCATATATGGAGTACCTTtagaaggaaggaaggaaggaaggaaggaaccAACTGATCATGAAGAAAATGGATCCTAATTAAGAGGACGTGCTTGTGAATTTATCCTTACCGGCTGCATTGCTGGCAGAAGCGCTGGCGGAGGCCGGCGACGACCACAACAGCAGCCTTGGCGTGCGCCTCGCACACCTTGTGCCTGCGGTGGTACCGCTTCGCCTCGCTGAGGTCGGCGCCGCACCTCTCAGCCTGGCAGCTCGGCCCGCCTGCCCCAGCCGCGCCCGTCGCCACGGCGCCAGCAGCACCACTGCCCCTCCTCACCGCCACCGCCGCGGCAGAGGAGCTCGAGCCGCCGACGGAAACCACAGGAACGTTCACGAGCTTCAGCTTCTGGTCCTCCTCGCCAGACATCCCGTCGGCTCGGGCCACGTCGCCGGCCGCAGCTGCGGCGGCGAGCGCGGCCATGGACGCTGCCGAGGAGGACTTGCGGGACTTGTCCTTGCGGTCCATGCCTTCCGGTGAGGCGCGATGAAGATGAAGCTAGTTAGGGCTCTTCTCGGGAAGCTGTCGCGGAAGTGGAACTGTGGAGCTAGCTGATGAgtggaaggagaaggagaagaagcggAGGGGGTGGAAGGAAAGGTCGAAAGGGATATAAAGGCGGGTGCCGTATGTGTGGAGGCAGGGCGCACATGTGGGCGCGCTGCTACACACAATACGGTCCTGGTCTTTGTATATACTGTAGAGTACGCACGTACTAGTACGTAGGCACGGGTAAACATACTGACATGTTAAGTCACATGGTAACACCGCTGACCCAACGACCCAAGGACATAAAATGGATATGCCATCTAGCAACTCTAACAAAGTCGTCATATAGCCCCAACCGCCATTAAAACGATTTTAGATGTAAGAGCATCTATAACCGGGCGTCTCAAACCCGCCTCATACGTTCGAGCGGGCCATCCGGTCACTGATTGATCACGATTTTTTGACCAGATGGGCTCCTTAAATAAGCCTCAGACGCCCAGGCTAaccggcacccctcatatccagcTTAAATATGGGGCGGATATAAGGGCGGCCGGGCATACCCGCCAGGTCGGACCCGACAGCCCGACCCCACCTCAAATTGCAACAAATCCACCAAACCCTTTCCCCTCATCCCGTCGCCCCCCAAACTTTCCCGCGCCCGGACCCTCGCCATCCTCCACCCTTGCTCCCAATCCTAACCACCGGTCCCGATCCATCATCGGAGATGTCGTCCAGCCCGACCCAGACCGCCATGGCAGAGACGCAGTCCGCCTCTTCCGTCGGCGGGTCACTTCGTCGGCTGCGACTTGCAAGGTGGAGAACGTCGCCTGGGAGTTGCAGCGGAGACACAATCCGCCTCGTCCGTCAGCGGGTCACTTCGTGGGCTGCGACTTGCAAAGCGGAGAACGTCGCATGGGAGTTGCGGCTACGCCGGCAGCGAGAAAGGGAGGTGGGGGCGGCCAGGGAGGTTCGGACATGGTGGAACAGCTATCTCCTCCGCCGCGCTCGGATCCCCGCACCCCTTCCATCCGAGTGCCGATGCAGATTACGCTGTTTGACCCCGTTGGGACAGAGGATGATTCGACTGCCTACTGGGCCATTCTGGACAACTTTCTACCCACACATATGCCGACGGTCGACGTATGTGACTCACCGCAGCTCGTTCGGGCACAGATGAGCACGGGCATCAAAAGTGCCCGAGCTGCCCTCGACATGTTCAACGGAATGGCTGAACAATAGTCAGTGCATTTTATTTGCTCCTGTCTGATCAGATTTTTGCATAAACCACTAGTTCATTTCGCACATGATGAATGCTTGCAAACCATAATCATGTAGGAGGCGTTCTTTTCGAACATGATCAATGACAATGAAGATCCGACCGAAATGGAATATGAATTGGAGGCCACCACCGCATTTGAAGTTGGGATAACATTCAATCCCAATCtgagcaagaagaagaagaccaagacGCTGAAGGCAAGAGGTTCAGCATTCTCAAGATTTGAGGACATCTTGTTTGTCAAAGCTTGGTTTGCCACAACGATGGATCCAATATGCGGCACCAAGCAAAAGGGGAACACATATTGGATGAAGATTTGGAAGGAGTATCACGAACAAAAGAAGTATGTGGAACCGCATCCTATCGTGACCACCCGCA contains:
- the LOC125537293 gene encoding squamosa promoter-binding-like protein 13; its protein translation is MDRKDKSRKSSSAASMAALAAAAAAGDVARADGMSGEEDQKLKLVNVPVVSVGGSSSSAAAVAVRRGSGAAGAVATGAAGAGGPSCQAERCGADLSEAKRYHRRHKVCEAHAKAAVVVVAGLRQRFCQQCSRFHELLEFDDQKRSCRRRLAGHNERRRKSSAEANGGDGCRHADQDGRTHPGNPPLNHFQIR